The genomic region TGCTCTGCGAGGCCCTCGATCCCCTCGGGCGCGACGCCGCCCCGGCCGGGGTCGTCGGTCAGGTTGACCTGGATGAGGACGTCCAGCGGCGGCTCGCCGTCCGTGGCGACCCGATCCAGCGCATCGGCGACACGGTCGCGGTCCACCGAGTGGACGACGGATGCCGCCTGGCGCACCGCCCGCGCCTTCTTGGTCTGCAGCTGCCCGACGAAGTGCCAGCGCAGCTCGGTGAGCCCGCCCAGCAGCGCCGCCTTCTCGGTCAGCTCCTGCTGGCGGTTCTCCCCCGCATCGCGCACCCCGAGCCGGTACAGCTCCTCCACGAGGCTCGGTGGGTGGAACTTCGTGATGACGATGCGCGTGATCGTCTCGGGATCGCGTCCCGCAGACCGCGCCGCGCCCGCGATGGACGTGTCGACCTCGAGGAGACGGGTGGCGAGATCGGTGTCCACGCGGGCGGTGCGCTTTCGTGCTTACTTGAGGAAGTCGGGGATGTCGAGGTCGTCGTCGCCGAATGCCGAGTCGTAGGCGGAGTCCGACCCCGCGCCGACGCTCACCGACACCGGCTCGGCGTCCGCGGCGATCTCCTTCGCGGAGGTGCCGCCGGTCGCCGCGGCCTCGTCGGCCGATGCGTCCGGCACCGCCGGCGGGGTGACCACGCGCGCGGCGGCCATCGGCTCGATGCGCGTCTGCGGCTCGCCGCCGTCGAAGCCCGCGGCGATGACCGTGACGCGCACCTCGTCACCGAGGGTGTCGTCGATGACGGTCCCGAAGATGATGTTCGCCTCGGGGTGCGCGGCCTCCTTGACCAGCTGCGCGGCGTCGTTGATCTCGAAGATGCCGAGGTTCGAGCCGCCCTGGATCGACAGCAGGACGCCGTGCGCGCCTTCGATCGACGCTTCCAGCAGGGGCGATTCGACCGCGAGTTCGGCGGCCTTGATCGCCCGGTCCGCCCCGCGGGCGGACCCTATGCCCATCAGGGCGGAGCCCGCCCCCTGCATCACGGACTTCACGTCGGCGAAGTCGAGGTTGATGAGCCCTGGCGTCGTGATGAGGTCGGTGATGCCCTGCACACCGGCGAGGAGCACCTGGTCGGCGGTGGCGAACGCCTCGATCATCGAGATGCCGCGGTCGCTGATCTCCAGCAGCCGGTCGTTCGGCACGACGATGAGGGTGTCGACCTCTTCCTTCAGACGGGACACGCCCGCCTCGGCCTGGCTCTGACGGCGCCGGCCCTCGAACGAGAACGGCTTGGTGACCACGCCGATCGTCAGGGCGCCGATCGACTTCGCGATCTTCGCGACCACGGGCGCCCCGCCGGTGCCGGTGCCGCCGCCCTCGCCCGCCGTGACGAAGACCATGTCGGCCCCGCGCAGGGCCTCCTCGATCTCCTCGGCGTGGTCCTCGGCGGCGCGTCGACCCACCTCGGGGTCGGCTCCCGCGCCGAGTCCGCGCGTGAGTTCGCGCCCGACGTCCAGCTTGACGTCGGCGTCGCTCATGAGCAGCGCCTGCGCGTCGGTGTTGATCGCGATGAACTCGACGCCGCGAAGGCCGAGCTCGATCATGCGATTGACGGCGTTGACTCCGCCACCACCCACGCCGACCACCTTGATCACGGCGAGGTAGTTCTGATTCTGGCTCATGCCGGCCTCCGTCTCCCGAACCCGAAACCTTAAACCTCTAGTAGAGGTATAAAGAATTGCTCGGTATGCAATTCCTGAGTCGAAGGTACGTGGCCGCGTCCTCGCACACCGGAGCGTCGTGGGCGTGTCGCGACAAACTGCCGCGCGTCACCGGATCACGATGGCGTCCGGCGAGGACACGTCGTAGACGCTGACCTCCGCCGCAGGCCGCGCCTGCATGGCCGTCTCGAGCACGAGGGCCTTCATCGCGGACTGCTCGGCGCTGCCCCACACGACCGCGGTGTTCGTTCCGCCCAGGGTCAGCG from Microbacter sp. GSS18 harbors:
- the ftsZ gene encoding cell division protein FtsZ; this translates as MSQNQNYLAVIKVVGVGGGGVNAVNRMIELGLRGVEFIAINTDAQALLMSDADVKLDVGRELTRGLGAGADPEVGRRAAEDHAEEIEEALRGADMVFVTAGEGGGTGTGGAPVVAKIAKSIGALTIGVVTKPFSFEGRRRQSQAEAGVSRLKEEVDTLIVVPNDRLLEISDRGISMIEAFATADQVLLAGVQGITDLITTPGLINLDFADVKSVMQGAGSALMGIGSARGADRAIKAAELAVESPLLEASIEGAHGVLLSIQGGSNLGIFEINDAAQLVKEAAHPEANIIFGTVIDDTLGDEVRVTVIAAGFDGGEPQTRIEPMAAARVVTPPAVPDASADEAAATGGTSAKEIAADAEPVSVSVGAGSDSAYDSAFGDDDLDIPDFLK
- a CDS encoding YggS family pyridoxal phosphate-dependent enzyme; this translates as MDTDLATRLLEVDTSIAGAARSAGRDPETITRIVITKFHPPSLVEELYRLGVRDAGENRQQELTEKAALLGGLTELRWHFVGQLQTKKARAVRQAASVVHSVDRDRVADALDRVATDGEPPLDVLIQVNLTDDPGRGGVAPEGIEGLAEHVAGCGTLRLRGIMSVAPLGEPAAPAFERLAGYAQRLRRVVPDADWMSAGMSADFREAIAAGATHLRIGSAITGPRPERR